A window from Pseudomonas frederiksbergensis encodes these proteins:
- a CDS encoding acyl-CoA dehydrogenase family protein has translation MNLHQFAETHEVTNQPPSLDGANLYRIDLPLQEWSRRFGAGWAESRIDAYGALAGGPLMEAGFLANQNKPVFSSHDRYGHRIDLVEFHPAYHELMRTAVEHGLTSLPWAHPQSGAHVARAAMTYLHSQAEAGSGCPLTMTFASVPAMRLQADLAEQWLPKILSTEYDPRNVGIAHKAGVTIGMAMTEKQGGTDVRANTTKAFPVGASGPGQAYELVGHKWFCSAPMCDAFLTLAQTDKGLTCFLLPRHRPDDTRNQFYIQRLKNKLGNCSNASSEVEFRGALAWMVGEEGRGVPTIIEMVAMTRFDCMVGSSSLMRQALTQASHHCAHRKVGGKLLSEQPLMQNVLADLALESEAALALSLRMGRALDHLDDEHEAKFARLVTAVGKYWICKRAPGMINEAAECMGGAGYVEDSILPRLYREAPVNSTWEGSGNVQCLDVLRALSKEPGVLDVLFSELGDGHGDKRLAAHIIQLQAAFKDTGDIQYRARQLTEDIALGLQAKLLLEAGNAAVSDAFIASRLGSAGRVYGALPRGLDVEAIVARSTPQGF, from the coding sequence ATGAACCTGCATCAGTTCGCCGAAACCCACGAAGTCACCAACCAGCCACCGTCGCTGGACGGCGCCAACCTGTATCGCATCGACCTGCCGTTGCAGGAATGGTCGCGGCGTTTCGGGGCCGGGTGGGCCGAGTCGCGGATCGACGCTTACGGCGCCCTGGCCGGCGGGCCGCTGATGGAAGCAGGGTTTTTGGCCAATCAGAACAAGCCGGTTTTCAGCAGCCATGACCGTTACGGCCATCGCATCGACCTGGTTGAATTTCACCCGGCGTATCACGAACTGATGCGCACGGCGGTCGAGCACGGTTTGACTTCGTTGCCCTGGGCGCATCCGCAGTCCGGCGCCCACGTCGCCCGCGCCGCCATGACCTACCTGCACAGCCAGGCCGAAGCCGGCAGTGGTTGCCCGCTGACCATGACCTTCGCCAGCGTCCCGGCGATGCGCCTGCAAGCGGACTTGGCGGAGCAATGGCTGCCGAAAATCCTCTCCACCGAATACGACCCGCGCAACGTCGGTATTGCCCACAAGGCCGGGGTCACCATCGGCATGGCGATGACCGAGAAACAGGGCGGCACCGACGTGCGGGCCAACACCACCAAGGCTTTTCCGGTCGGAGCCAGTGGTCCGGGCCAGGCGTATGAGCTGGTGGGCCACAAGTGGTTCTGTTCGGCGCCGATGTGCGATGCCTTCCTCACCCTGGCCCAGACTGACAAGGGGCTGACCTGTTTCCTGCTGCCGCGCCATCGCCCGGACGACACGCGCAATCAGTTCTACATACAGCGCTTGAAGAACAAACTCGGCAATTGCTCCAACGCGTCCAGCGAAGTGGAGTTCCGTGGTGCGCTGGCGTGGATGGTCGGCGAGGAGGGCCGGGGTGTTCCGACCATCATCGAAATGGTCGCCATGACCCGCTTCGATTGCATGGTCGGTTCCAGTTCGCTGATGCGCCAGGCCCTGACCCAGGCCAGCCATCACTGCGCTCACCGCAAGGTCGGCGGCAAATTGCTCAGCGAACAACCCTTGATGCAGAACGTACTGGCCGACCTGGCCCTGGAAAGCGAAGCCGCCCTGGCCTTGAGCCTGCGCATGGGCCGGGCGCTGGATCATCTGGATGACGAGCACGAAGCCAAATTCGCTCGGCTGGTCACGGCGGTGGGCAAGTACTGGATCTGCAAACGCGCGCCCGGAATGATCAACGAAGCTGCCGAATGCATGGGCGGCGCCGGTTATGTCGAAGACAGCATCCTGCCGCGGTTGTACCGTGAGGCACCGGTCAATTCGACGTGGGAAGGTTCCGGCAACGTGCAATGCCTCGACGTATTGCGAGCGTTGTCCAAGGAACCGGGCGTGCTCGACGTACTGTTCAGCGAATTGGGCGATGGCCATGGCGACAAGCGCCTGGCCGCACACATCATTCAATTGCAGGCAGCGTTCAAGGACACCGGCGACATTCAATATCGTGCGCGGCAGCTCACCGAAGACATCGCCTTGGGCCTTCAGGCCAAGCTGTTGCTGGAGGCGGGCAATGCGGCGGTCAGTGATGCCTTCATCGCCAGCCGCCTCGGTTCGGCCGGTCGGGTGTATGGGGCGTTGCCGCGTGGGCTGGATGTGGAAGCGATTGTTGCCCGCTCGACTCCTCAGGGATTTTGA
- a CDS encoding hybrid sensor histidine kinase/response regulator: MRYLLMMLLCLPLMASAVEFDEFTQSLPLGRTLQVFEDAGGQASIADVRAQAAAGNFKPHDKATLNAGYSRSVFWLKIDLHYRPNNPAVQRTWLLELAYPPLDHIDLYLPDAAGGYQLARQTGDALPFDSREIRQNNYLFDLNFTPDQAQTLYLRLQSEGSIQAPVTLWSSTAYLEEQPVRLYVLGLIYGVLLGMLVYNLFIYLSVRDTSYLYYIFYIASFGLYQLSVNGAAVEYFWPNNPWWANAATPFFIGCAGLFGSQFARSFLQTATHSRWLDRILLALIAFSAVVVGLSLMTSYAMALRLATTLALIFTVVIFAAGIFAWLRGLRVARYFIIAWSAFLLGGVVNTLMVLGYLPNVFLTMYSSQIGSAIEVALLSLALADRINAMREQQAQTLFDAGQTLEVLNQQLAHSNKLKDEFLATLTHELRTPMNGVIGSLELMQTVEMDPELEQYQQTAAGSARDMMRMVNGILTLTELQAGKLKTYPAVFSLRGVIEALRLQFEGNASSKSLDFKVEVSPGLPDRLHGDSAKLAQCLECLLDNAIKFTRIGGLALRVTGKPAAPDRFALSFAVIDTGIGFTDLGEATLYQRFFQLDGSMTREYGGLGVGLAICRQLVELLGGKLTHRSEPGRGSRFQLDVEFELPVVERPPAPLMNREFPRLRLPQDCTVLLVDDNSINQLVMRGMLLKLGFRVRSTDNGAAALDHLQRETFDAVLLDCQLPPLDGTSLCCQIRALPGCAELPVFVIALSIDREHCPTGALIDYLNKPVKFEDLQAALYRRVLCPKQGESADS, from the coding sequence ATGCGCTATTTGCTGATGATGCTGTTGTGCTTGCCCCTTATGGCGAGTGCAGTCGAATTCGACGAGTTCACTCAAAGCCTTCCCCTGGGCCGAACCCTGCAAGTGTTCGAAGACGCGGGCGGTCAGGCGAGCATCGCCGATGTCCGCGCACAAGCCGCGGCCGGAAACTTCAAACCCCATGACAAAGCCACCCTCAACGCCGGTTACTCGCGTTCAGTGTTCTGGCTGAAAATCGACCTGCATTACCGCCCGAACAACCCCGCGGTGCAACGCACCTGGTTGCTGGAGCTGGCCTATCCGCCCCTTGATCACATTGATCTCTATTTGCCCGATGCGGCCGGTGGCTATCAATTGGCACGTCAGACCGGTGATGCCTTGCCGTTCGACAGTCGCGAGATCCGCCAGAACAACTATTTGTTCGATCTGAACTTCACCCCTGATCAAGCGCAAACCCTGTACCTGCGCCTGCAAAGTGAAGGGTCGATCCAGGCGCCGGTCACCCTATGGTCGAGCACTGCCTACCTGGAAGAGCAGCCGGTCCGACTGTATGTACTGGGGCTGATCTACGGCGTGTTGCTGGGAATGCTGGTGTACAACCTGTTCATCTATCTCAGCGTGCGCGATACCAGCTACCTCTATTACATCTTCTATATCGCCTCGTTCGGCTTGTATCAGCTGTCGGTCAACGGCGCGGCCGTGGAGTATTTCTGGCCGAACAATCCCTGGTGGGCCAACGCGGCGACGCCTTTTTTCATCGGTTGTGCAGGGCTGTTCGGCAGCCAGTTCGCGCGCAGTTTCTTGCAGACGGCGACCCACAGTCGTTGGCTCGACCGCATCCTGCTGGCGTTGATTGCGTTTAGCGCAGTCGTGGTCGGGTTGTCGTTGATGACCAGTTACGCCATGGCCCTGCGCCTGGCGACGACGCTGGCACTGATCTTCACCGTGGTGATTTTTGCCGCAGGGATTTTCGCCTGGCTGCGTGGCCTGCGAGTGGCGCGTTATTTCATTATTGCCTGGTCGGCGTTTTTACTCGGAGGCGTCGTCAACACCCTGATGGTGCTGGGTTACCTGCCGAACGTGTTCCTGACCATGTATTCCAGCCAGATCGGCTCGGCGATTGAAGTGGCGCTGCTGTCCCTGGCGCTGGCCGATCGCATCAACGCCATGCGCGAGCAACAGGCACAGACCCTGTTCGATGCCGGTCAAACGCTTGAAGTGCTGAACCAGCAATTGGCTCACAGCAACAAGCTCAAGGACGAGTTCCTCGCCACCCTGACCCACGAACTACGCACGCCCATGAACGGTGTAATCGGCTCGCTTGAGCTGATGCAGACCGTCGAGATGGACCCGGAGCTGGAGCAATACCAGCAAACGGCCGCCGGTTCCGCGCGAGACATGATGCGCATGGTCAACGGCATCCTCACCCTGACCGAGTTGCAGGCCGGCAAGCTCAAGACCTATCCCGCCGTTTTCAGTTTGCGCGGCGTGATCGAGGCTTTGCGCCTGCAATTCGAGGGCAACGCGTCGAGCAAGTCGCTGGACTTCAAAGTCGAGGTCTCGCCGGGGCTGCCGGATCGCTTGCACGGCGACAGCGCCAAATTGGCGCAATGCCTGGAATGCCTGCTGGATAACGCGATCAAGTTCACGCGGATCGGCGGGCTGGCGCTGCGGGTGACGGGTAAACCCGCGGCGCCCGACCGATTCGCGCTGTCCTTTGCAGTGATCGACACCGGCATCGGCTTCACCGATCTGGGAGAGGCGACACTGTATCAGCGGTTCTTCCAGCTCGATGGCTCGATGACCCGTGAATACGGCGGCCTGGGCGTCGGCCTGGCGATCTGTCGGCAATTGGTCGAACTGCTCGGTGGAAAACTCACCCACCGCTCCGAACCTGGTCGTGGCAGCCGCTTCCAGCTCGACGTCGAGTTCGAACTGCCCGTGGTGGAGCGGCCGCCAGCGCCCCTGATGAACCGGGAATTTCCGCGCCTGCGACTGCCTCAGGACTGCACCGTCTTGCTGGTCGATGACAACAGCATCAACCAGTTGGTGATGCGCGGCATGTTGCTCAAGCTTGGGTTCCGGGTGCGCAGCACCGACAACGGGGCTGCCGCGCTCGATCACTTGCAGCGCGAAACCTTCGATGCGGTATTGCTCGATTGCCAGCTTCCACCGCTGGACGGCACGTCCCTCTGTTGCCAGATCCGCGCGTTGCCGGGCTGCGCCGAACTGCCTGTATTCGTGATTGCCTTGAGCATTGATCGGGAACATTGCCCGACCGGTGCCTTGATCGATTATCTGAACAAACCGGTGAAATTCGAGGACCTGCAGGCAGCGCTCTATCGTCGGGTGCTGTGTCCAAAGCAAGGCGAAAGCGCCGACAGTTAG
- a CDS encoding hydroxymethylpyrimidine/phosphomethylpyrimidine kinase: MNIYSSRPVVLCLSGHDPSGGAGLQADIEALLAQGCHAAPAVTALTVQDTVNVTDFRVLDREWVLAQANAVLNDSEVAAVKLGMLGSLEMVDTVVELLSAHPHLPVVCDPVLRAGGGGRLGKDEVGYAMRERLLPLSIIATPNLPEARILAELPEGTADECAEKLLPFVKHLLITGGHGDEHEIHNRLYSRDGHRETFTCQRLPGSYHGSGCTLASALAGRLALGENLASAVQTALNYTWRTLRDAEQLGKGQFVPRRLPLDFCS, encoded by the coding sequence ATGAATATCTACAGCTCTCGCCCCGTTGTCCTCTGTCTCTCCGGCCACGACCCAAGTGGTGGCGCCGGCTTGCAGGCAGATATCGAAGCCCTGCTCGCTCAGGGATGTCATGCGGCCCCGGCCGTCACCGCCCTGACCGTGCAAGACACGGTCAACGTCACTGACTTCCGCGTCCTCGACCGTGAGTGGGTGTTGGCCCAGGCCAATGCCGTGCTCAACGACTCCGAAGTCGCGGCGGTGAAACTGGGCATGCTCGGCTCCCTGGAAATGGTCGACACCGTGGTCGAACTGCTCTCGGCGCACCCGCATTTGCCGGTGGTCTGCGACCCGGTGCTGCGCGCCGGCGGCGGCGGACGACTGGGCAAGGACGAAGTCGGCTACGCCATGCGCGAACGCCTGCTGCCTCTGTCGATCATCGCCACCCCAAACCTTCCCGAAGCCCGCATCCTCGCCGAACTGCCCGAAGGCACCGCGGACGAGTGCGCGGAAAAACTCCTGCCATTCGTCAAACACCTGCTGATCACTGGCGGCCATGGCGATGAACACGAAATCCACAATCGCCTGTATAGCCGCGACGGTCACCGCGAAACCTTCACTTGCCAGCGCTTGCCCGGCAGTTATCACGGTTCCGGTTGCACGCTGGCCAGTGCCTTGGCCGGTCGTCTGGCCCTCGGTGAAAATCTCGCCAGTGCCGTGCAGACCGCGCTTAACTACACGTGGCGCACCCTGCGTGATGCGGAGCAGTTGGGCAAAGGCCAGTTCGTGCCGCGCCGCCTGCCGCTGGATTTCTGTTCGTAA
- the thiE gene encoding thiamine phosphate synthase gives MKLRGLYAITDSQLLAGKFLSYVEAALEGGVTLLQYRDKSNDETRRLREAQALRDLCERYKTQLIINDDAELAARLNVGVHLGQTDGPLTPARALLGRQAIIGSTCHAQLELAEQAAKEGASYVAFGRFFNSNTKPGAPTCSLELLDQARSKLHLPICAIGGITLDNAAPLVAHGVDLLAVVHGLFGAESTAEVTRRARAFNELLKI, from the coding sequence ATGAAGCTACGTGGCCTGTACGCCATTACCGACAGCCAACTGCTGGCCGGTAAATTTCTTTCGTACGTGGAGGCGGCGCTGGAAGGCGGCGTCACCCTGCTGCAATACCGCGACAAGAGCAACGACGAGACCCGCCGTCTGCGCGAGGCCCAAGCCCTGCGCGATCTGTGTGAACGCTACAAGACCCAGCTGATTATCAATGACGATGCCGAACTCGCTGCGCGCCTGAACGTCGGCGTGCACCTGGGCCAGACCGACGGCCCGCTGACCCCGGCCCGCGCATTGCTCGGTCGCCAGGCGATCATCGGTTCGACCTGCCACGCGCAACTCGAACTCGCCGAACAAGCGGCCAAGGAAGGCGCCAGTTACGTCGCCTTCGGTCGCTTCTTCAACTCCAATACCAAACCCGGCGCCCCCACTTGCAGCCTCGAACTGCTCGACCAGGCCCGCAGCAAACTGCACCTGCCGATCTGCGCGATTGGCGGCATCACCCTGGACAACGCCGCGCCACTGGTGGCCCATGGGGTCGATCTGCTGGCGGTGGTCCATGGCCTGTTTGGCGCCGAGAGCACGGCTGAAGTGACACGCCGCGC